From Acidihalobacter aeolianus, a single genomic window includes:
- the fdxA gene encoding ferredoxin FdxA encodes MTYVVTDNCIRCKYTDCVDVCPVDCFHEGPNFLVIDPAECIDCSLCVPECPVDAIYAEGDLPDEFADFIKINADLAGRWPVIAASQEPLPEAERWAEVEGKRQFLELGDSVDV; translated from the coding sequence ATGACGTACGTGGTGACCGACAACTGCATCCGCTGCAAGTACACCGACTGCGTGGACGTGTGCCCGGTGGACTGCTTCCACGAGGGGCCGAATTTCCTGGTGATCGATCCGGCGGAGTGCATCGACTGCTCCCTGTGCGTGCCCGAATGCCCGGTGGATGCGATCTACGCCGAGGGCGACCTGCCGGACGAATTCGCCGATTTCATCAAGATCAACGCGGACCTCGCCGGGCGCTGGCCGGTCATCGCAGCCAGCCAGGAACCGCTGCCGGAGGCGGAGCGCTGGGCCGAGGTGGAAGGCAAGCGACAATTTCTGGAGCTGGGCGACTCTGTCGACGTCTAA